The sequence GTCCCGCTCCGTCACGCCCGCATGCCCTCCAGGGAGGCAGCGGCCGGAACCGGAACGCGGCGAGGGGTCCCGATCAAAACGGAAATCGCCCCGGCGCCAGCGCGGCACCGGGGCGACCTTCACCACTTCGCACGTCCTGCGGCTTCAGTGCACCGGCGCAGGCTGCGACGCCGGCAGCTCCGGCCGCGCGGAGGGCGGGAGGACGGGGCCCTGCGCGGAGGGCGCCAGGGCGGGCAGGCGGGTCGCCACCTTGCCGGTGATGAGCCGCATGTCGCGGCCGCCCTTGGTGAAGAACGTGTACGCCCAGTTGAGCATCACGGAGGCGCGGTTGCGGAAGCCGATGAGGTAGGCCACGTGCACGCCCGCCCATACCAGCCACGCGGGCAGCCCCTTCATGCTCCACTTGTCGAAGAGCAAGCCCACCGCGTAGCCGCGGCCAATCACCGCGAAGCTGCCCTTGTCGTGGTAGCGGAACGGGCTCAGCGGCTTCTGCTGCAGCCGGTCGCGGATGGTCTTCGCCACGTGCCGCCCCATCTGCATCGCCGCCGGCGCGATGCCCGGCACGGGCTTGCCGTTCTGCTCCACCGCGGCCACGTCGCCAATCACATACACGTCGTTCAGGCCCGGCGCCGTGAGCTGCGGAGACACCTTCACGCGCCCCGCGCGGTCCAGGGGCACCTCCAGCGAACGCACCAGCGGCGACGCCGCCACGCCCGCGCCCCACAGCACCGTGCGCGTGGCGATGTGCTCGTCCCCGAACGTGACGCCCTCCTCGTCGATGCCCGTCACCATGGCGCCGGTGCGCACCTCGACGTGCAGCGCCTCCAGGTCCTTCTTCGCCGCTTCCGACAGCTCCTCCGGATAGGCGTTGAGCACGCGCGGCAGCCCCTCCAGCAGAATCACCCGCGCCTCGCGCGTGTCGATGCGCCGGAAGTCCTTCGGCAGCGCGTGCCGCGTCATGTACGAGAGCGCCCCCGCCAGCTCCACGCCCGTGGGCCCCGCGCCGATGATGACGAAGG comes from Corallococcus macrosporus and encodes:
- a CDS encoding NAD(P)/FAD-dependent oxidoreductase: MVIVGAGFGGLQAAKALGKADTVRVTVVDRYNHHLFQPLLYQVATAVLNPADISAPIRSVLHSRNTEVLLAEAKSVDARRKVLVVEGGEIPYDSLVLATGATHSYFKHPEWAQVAPGLKTLEDAVRIRERVLTAFEAAERESDPVRQRQWMTFVIIGAGPTGVELAGALSYMTRHALPKDFRRIDTREARVILLEGLPRVLNAYPEELSEAAKKDLEALHVEVRTGAMVTGIDEEGVTFGDEHIATRTVLWGAGVAASPLVRSLEVPLDRAGRVKVSPQLTAPGLNDVYVIGDVAAVEQNGKPVPGIAPAAMQMGRHVAKTIRDRLQQKPLSPFRYHDKGSFAVIGRGYAVGLLFDKWSMKGLPAWLVWAGVHVAYLIGFRNRASVMLNWAYTFFTKGGRDMRLITGKVATRLPALAPSAQGPVLPPSARPELPASQPAPVH